A stretch of Prunus dulcis chromosome 6, ALMONDv2, whole genome shotgun sequence DNA encodes these proteins:
- the LOC117630422 gene encoding phosphopantothenoylcysteine decarboxylase subunit VHS3-like, which produces MTSYKEKNTENSYKHIFSHSSHILAWYQSSDLEIADSSFQPPLPLWGLMIFFNPHGGSYFDDLEPDPESGSYFEDPKSNPESGSYFDYAESDPESGSYFDDYEPDPESRSYFDDPDLNYDDDPDLDYDDDDPDSDDDPDPESVYDLDLDPDFDSDPGSGLDPDPDSN; this is translated from the exons atgacctcctacaaggagaagaatacagaAAATTCCTACAAACacatattctctcatagttctcatattttagcatggtatcagagcagcGATCTTGAaattgctgactctagtttcCAACCGCCGCTGCCGCTATGGggtttgatgatttttttcaaccctcatggag GATCCTATTTTGATGACCTTGAACCCGATCCTGAATCAGGCTCCTATTTTGAAGACCCCAAATCCAATCCTGAATCAGGATCTTATTTTGACTACGCCGAATCCGATCCTGAATCAGGATCCTATTTTGATGACTACGAACCTGATCCTGAATCAAGATCCTATTTTGATGACCCTGACCTCAACTACGATGATGACCCTGACCTCGACTACGACGACGATGACCCCGACTCCGATGACGACCCCGATCCTGAATCTGTCTATGATTTAGATCTAGATCCCGACTTCGACTCCGATCCTGGCTCAGGCTTAGATCCCGATCCGGATTCCAACTAA
- the LOC117630421 gene encoding pentatricopeptide repeat-containing protein At5g65570 translates to MGRDQAVGLPKLSNLLINYEMTVPRRSQLNHLKYLTSTAQSCFDASFKNTRLTEASQFYSSLIQQCLHTRSLLDVGIVQTHMIKSGYIHLHIGNKLIDASLKCGSISYARKLFDELPNRHIVMWNSMISSYISHKKSKEGIGLYERMVLDGVYPDEYTFSCVFKAFSNLGLINEGRRAHGLSVVLGLEVSNVFVGSALVDMYAKFGRMKDARLVSNRVVDKDVVLFTALIVGYSQQGDDDEALEVFGNMINQGIKANEYTFASILITCGNLEDLTNGKLVHGLVIKSGYEPAVASQTSLLTMYARCGLIDDSLRIFKRFPNPNHVTWTSLIVGLVRNGREELALTKFRKMIHKSIVPNSFTLSSALQACSSLAMIDEGKQIHATVTKFGLDRDLYAGAALVNLYGKCGSTEMARFVFDALIDIDVVSMNSMIYSYAQNGFGHEALQLFNSMKELGLEPNEVTILSVLLACNNSGLVHEGCQIFATFMNNQTIELTRDHYACMVDLLGRSGRLEEAEALVKQVRNPDVVLWRTLLSACKLHGEVEMAERAVNKVLELAPGDEGSHILLTNVYASTGNWSQVIGIKSTMRDLKFKKNPAMSWVGVDREVHTFMAGDLSHPRSREINETLEKLIEKVKLLGYVPDTRFVLQGMDEELKKRSLYYHSEKLAISFALLMSSNKNTIIRIFKNLRVCGDCHSWIKFVTKVSGREIIARDAKRFHHFKDGLCSCGDYW, encoded by the coding sequence GAACACAAGACTCACAGAGGCCTCTcagttttattcttctctgATTCAACAATGTCTACACACAAGGTCGTTACTAGACGTGGGAATTGTTCAAACCCATATGATCAAATCCGGTTATATACACCTCCATATAGGCAATAAGCTTATTGATGCGAGTTTAAAGTGTGGTAGCATTAGCTATGCCCGCAAACTGTTTGATGAGTTGCCTAACAGGCATATAGTCATGTGGAATTCAATGATCTCTTCTTATATTAGCCATAAAAAGAGCAAGGAAGGAATTGGGTTGTATGAGAGGATGGTCTTAGATGGAGTGTACCCCGATGAATACACATTTTCGTGTGTTTTCAAGGCTTTTTCTAACCTGGGACTTATAAATGAAGGGCGGAGAGCTCATGGGTTGTCAGTGGTTTTGGGTCTAGAGGTTTCAAATGTGTTTGTTGGTAGTGCCCTTGTTGATATGTATGCTAAGTTTGGTAGAATGAAGGATGCCCGGCTGGTGTCAAACCGTGTTGTGGACAAGGATGTTGTTTTGTTTACGGCGTTAATTGTTGGTTACTCTCAGcaaggtgatgatgatgaagctCTAGAGGTTTTTGGGAACATGATCAACCAAGGAATTAAGGCTAATGAGTATACTTTTGCTAGTATCTTGATCACTTGTGGGAATTTAGAGGATTTAACTAATGGTAAATTGGTCCATGGTCTTGTTATCAAGTCTGGTTATGAACCCGCTGTGGCTTCACAGACTTCACTCCTAACTATGTATGCTAGGTGCGGGTTGATTGATGATTCTCTAAGGATTTTCAAAAGATTTCCAAATCCAAACCACGTAACTTGGACATCTCTTATTGTGGGACTTGTACGAAACGGCAGAGAAGAATTAGCTTTGACAAAGTTCAGAAAAATGATCCACAAGTCAATAGTTCCGAATTCTTTCACATTGTCTAGTGCTCTCCAGGCATGCTCAAGCCTTGCTATGATTGATgaaggaaaacaaattcatGCCACGGTGACAAAATTTGGATTGGATAGAGACTTATATGCCGGTGCTGCTCTCGTGAACTTGTATGGGAAATGCGGAAGTACAGAGATGGCAAGGTTTGTTTTTGATGCCTTAATTGACATTGATGTGGTATCCATGAACTCCATGATATATAGTTATGCCCAGAATGGATTTGGGCATGAAGCACTTCAACTTTTTAATAGTATGAAAGAATTGGGACTTGAACCAAATGAAGTAACAATTTTGAGTGTTCTCTTGGCATGCAATAATTCGGGATTAGTTCACGAAGGATGCCAAATCTTTGCTACATTTATGAATAATCAAACTATCGAGTTGACAAGAGATCACTATGCTTGCATGGTTGATTTGCTGGGCCGTTCTGGGAGACTTGAAGAGGCCGAAGCGCTAGTAAAACAAGTCAGAAATCCAGATGTAGTCTTATGGAGGACACTGCTAAGTGCATGTAAGCTTCATGGAGAGGTAGAGATGGCAGAAAGAGCTGTAAATAAAGTGCTTGAACTTGCTCCAGGTGACGAGGGGTCTCATATCCTGTTGACAAACGTTTATGCTTCAACTGGTAATTGGAGTCAAGTTATTGGGATAAAAAGCACAATGAGGGATTTAAAGTTTAAGAAGAATCCTGCAATGAGTTGGGTTGGTGTGGATAGGGAGGTCCACACTTTCATGGCTGGAGATTTGTCCCATCCAAGATCTAGAGAGATAAAtgaaactttagaaaaattgATTGAGAAGGTAAAACTATTGGGTTATGTTCCTGATACAAGATTTGTGTTGCAGGGTATGGATGAGGAGCTAAAGAAGAGGTCTTTGTACTATCACAGCGAGAAGCTAGCCATTTCGTTTGCTCTGTTGATGAGTAgtaataaaaataccattatCAGGATATTTAAGAACCTTAGAGTTTGTGGGGACTGTCATTCCTGGATAAAATTTGTAACCAAAGTTAGTGGTAGAGAAATAATTGCTCGCGATGCCAAGAGATTCCATCATTTTAAGGATGGACTTTGTTCCTGTGGAGACTATTGGTGA